The proteins below are encoded in one region of Tiliqua scincoides isolate rTilSci1 chromosome 7, rTilSci1.hap2, whole genome shotgun sequence:
- the DNAJB9 gene encoding dnaJ homolog subfamily B member 9 isoform X2, whose translation MATTQSVFIFALCILMIMELILATESYYDILGVPKNASDRQIKKAFHKLAMKYHPDKNKSPGAEAKFREIAEAYETLSDENKRQEYDQFGHAEGQRSNGNPFQQSFNFNFDDFFKDFEYFGKNLNAQSKKHFENHFQDHQQTHRRPRRPFQEFSFGGGFFDDTEKIFSFSGFDNTHQHTMRANRKFRDSSKHCRTVTQRQGNMVTTYTECSVQ comes from the exons ATGGCTACTACACAGTCGGTCTTCATATTTGCACTTTGTATTTTAATGATAATGGAACTCATACTGGCTACAGAGAGTTATTATGACATCTTAGGTGTTCCCAAAAATGCTTCTGATCGCCAGATCAAGAAGGCATTTCACAAACTAGCAATGAAATATCATCCAGATAAAAATAAAAGTCCTGGAGCAGAAGCAAAATTCCGGGAAATTGCAGAAG CCTACGAAACTCTGTCGGATGAAAACAAACGTCAAGAATATGACCAGTTTGGGCATGCTGAAGGACAAAGAAGCAATGGAAACCCTTTCCAGCAGTCATTTAACTTTAATTTTGATGACTTCTTTAAAGACTTTGAATACTTTGGCAAAAATCTCAATGCGCAATCAAAGAAAcactttgaaaatcacttccAAGACCATCAGCAGACTCACCGCAGGCCAAGACGTCCTTTCCAAGAGTTTTCTTTTGGAGGAGGATTTTTTGATGACacagaaaaaatattttcattcagtGGGTTCGacaacacacaccagcacacaatGCGAGCTAACAGGAAATTTCGTGACTCTAGTAAGCACTGCAGAACTGTCACTCAGCGTCAAGGAAACATGGTTACTACATATACAGAGTGTTCTGTGCAATGA